The Candidatus Schekmanbacteria bacterium RIFCSPLOWO2_02_FULL_38_14 genomic sequence GCAGGATTGGAGATGTAAACTTTTACAGGAAGATTATTAAAAAAAATGACCTGATTATCTGTGCCGATGGTGGTCTGAAGTTTGCAAAAAAGCTCGGATTGAAACCTGATGCTTTAATTGGAGATTTTGATTCATTAAAGGAAAAAGAAATTCTTGAAGCTGAAAGAAGAGGAGCAAGGATTTTAAAATTCACTCCTGAAAAGGATAAAACAGATACACAGCTTGCCCTTGAATATGCCATTTCATCGGGTGCAAAAGAGATAATAATGCTTGGTTCTCTTGGCGGAAGAATTGACCATCTGCTTGCAAATCTGCATCTTTTGAAATTGGGAACTGAAAAAGGTGTTGAAATCAGAGTTGTTGATGAGAATAATGAAATAAGGCTTATAGACAGTGCAATAACTTTCAAAACAAAAAGAGGCGAAACATTGTCTCTCCTTCCTTTTAGTGATAAAGTTACAGGAATCTACACTGAAGGGCTGAAATACAGCCTTGAAAACGGGACAATGGTTTCAGGCAATCCCTATGGTGTGAGCAATGTAGCAGTTTCTTCAAAAGTTAGAATAAAAATCCGCTCAGGACTGTTGATGATGATTAGAAATCTCAAACTCTAATTACTTTCCTGTGGATAGGAATAAGTAACAGTAAATGAATCGTGGGGGTCGTAGGTTTCAAGGTATGGTTTCCCGCCAAGGGTTAGCCATCCGTGGCCATCAAGCCTGTCATTGTTTTTCTTGACTCCAAAGTTCATCACAACTTTCAACCCTGCTTTGTTCAGAAGATAATAAAGCACAAGCGATCTTTTAAGACATGTTGGGCGAAAAATTGAAAATCTTCCATACAGGACTAAAGTGGTTGCATCCACTATCCTGTCAATTTCTTCCTCTGAAAAATTATCTTTCTTTTTTTGGGGAGTGAGTATTTTCATTAGTTTTGGAAGGGATGAGATTTTTACCATAACTGGAAGGACTATTGTAAGAAGAAGTATTTTTAGCAGCAGAGTTATACGGGGGAAAATATTTCTTCCCTTTTTCTGAAAAACAGCCATAAAAAATTTTTTCTTCTCTCTAAAAACCAGGAGGACAGCCGTCTCGGCTGTCCGTAGTTTAATTCTTTGGACAGGCGAGACGGCTGTCCTACCAAAATTAAGTTAGCTATCTTTAGACCACGGGCTCTCTGGAAAGTCTTTCAGCCAGTCAAGCTTTCCAAAATATTTTGTGCAATAAAAGCATGGGAACTTATCGAGGTTCGAGATATCCTTTTTTTCAATCCTGCTGATTCTGTCTTTCTGAAACTTTGCTATGCGGTCCACAAGCTTTTTGTGAGCTTCAAAAATTGACATTTCCCTGAGATTCCCAATAATATCAACTTCGTTATCAGAGCCTGAATATCCTGAAAGCTGGCAGCAAAAAACTATATTGCCCCTGTAATCAACAGTCAGGGATGACATCTGAAGGGTGCGGCACTGAAACATCAGCTCAGGAACATCAAACCCCGGAGAGAGGAATACGCCGATTGTCATCATTTTTGCAATGTTCAATACTTCTTTTACAACTTTTTTCTGCTCTGACGGAGACGGGACTAAGCCTGATTTCATGTTTTGAGGAGTTGGCTGGATAAAGGCGTAATAAAGCCTTTCAGCATTCAGCTTTGATGCAAAGACTGCCATCTCCTCAAGTTGCTTTATATTTAAAGAGCAGACTGTCATCTGGAGATTAAAAGGAATTTTTTTGTGGAAGCATATGCTTATTGCCTGAAGGATTCTTTTGTATGAACCTTTGCCTCTGATTTCATCATGTGTTTCCTCTCTCGGGCTGTCAACGCTGAATGAAAGACCTTTTAACCATTTGAGTCCGTATTTCTCAAGGACATGAAATATTTCCTTAAAATTCCATCCGTTTGTTACCATATGGTATGTTAGCCCGCTTTCAGTGACCATTTTTATAATTTCTCCAAGATGCGGGTGTATTGATGGCTCACCGCCGGTAAAGGCAATATGCTTTATTCCGTAGGTTTTTACA encodes the following:
- a CDS encoding thiamine diphosphokinase, with product MSKKRVIIFSNGRIGDVNFYRKIIKKNDLIICADGGLKFAKKLGLKPDALIGDFDSLKEKEILEAERRGARILKFTPEKDKTDTQLALEYAISSGAKEIIMLGSLGGRIDHLLANLHLLKLGTEKGVEIRVVDENNEIRLIDSAITFKTKRGETLSLLPFSDKVTGIYTEGLKYSLENGTMVSGNPYGVSNVAVSSKVRIKIRSGLLMMIRNLKL